A region of Takifugu flavidus isolate HTHZ2018 chromosome 2, ASM371156v2, whole genome shotgun sequence DNA encodes the following proteins:
- the nob1 gene encoding RNA-binding protein NOB1, which translates to MAPTLVEHVVADAAAFLRKAPLQDIGKNIYTLKDVVDEIRDKPTRRSLSFLPYQLNFKEPHPEHIRKVTEFSKKTGDYPSLSATDIKVLALTYQLELENVGSQHLKTEPAVKVDIRTVQRHPETPVNVAGFHFPSKKSVEPVTRSGQTQKEIHADEFSSFLFWRDPLPKLDSELLSLLDSVEDLNSTKQEKHPESSTGMAASSDADQFSTFLFWREPLPSIDDDLLEIVLPKVDGVPTSEGQSDTNAQLDRPEGEDKENQPESEGDEDDDGGGWITPSNIGQVKMDSTDWTAPADVKVGCVTTDFAMQNVLIQIGLHVLSLNGMLIKQARNYILRCHACFKTTTNMNKVFCPHCGNQTLKKVAVTLNEDGSIKMHFSKNPKVLNSRGLKHSLPLPHGGKHSNNPHLVEDQRFPQQRLSHKARQKTDVFSPDYVAGASPFCENDIYSRAANLQIRDGRCGGGRRRANPNAARKKFVKK; encoded by the exons ATGGCGCCTACCCTAGTGGAACATGTTGTGGCCGATGCTGCTGCGTTTTTAAGGAAAGCTCCTCTACAG GACATTGGGAAGAACATCTACACCCTGAAGGATGTGGTGGACGAGATTAGAGACAAACCCACCCGGAGGAGTCTGTCCTTCCTGCCATACCAGCTGAACTTCAAAGAACCACATCCTGAACACATCAGAAAGG TGACGGAGTTCTCAAAGAAGACCGGAGACTACCCGAGTCTGTCAGCCACAGACATCAAGGTTCTGGCTCTGACCTaccagctggagctggaaaacGTAGGCTCGCAGCACCTGAAGACAGAACCTGCAGTGAAG GTTGATATTCGGACCGTTCAGCGCCACCCGGAGACTCCAGTTAATGTTGCAGGTTTCCACTTCCCCTCCAAG AAGTCTGTAGAACCAGTGACCAGATCAGGTCAGACCCAGAAAGAGATTCATGCAGATGAGTTTAGCAGCTTCCTGTTCTGGAGAGATCCGCTGCCCAAGCTGGACAGTGAGCTCCTGAGTTTACTG GATTCAGTGGAGGATCTGAACTCgacaaaacaagagaaacaTCCAGAATCATCCACAGGAATGGCAGCGTCTTCTGACGCCGACCAGTTCAGCACTTTCCTGTTCTGGAGGGAGCCGCTGCCATCCATCGATGACGACCTGCTGGAGATAGTG ttGCCAAAAGTTGATGGCGTCCCAACATCAGAGGGCCAATCAGACACAAACGCCCAGCTTGACCGGCCAGAAGGTGAGGACAAAGAGAACCAGCCTGAGTCTGAAGGTGATGAGGACGATGACGGAGGTGGCTGGATCACCCCCAGTAACATCGGACAGGTGAAGATGGACTCTACTGACTGGACGGCTCCTGCTGACGTTAAAGTTGGCTGTGTGACCACAGACTTCGCCATGCAG AATGTTCTGATCCAAATTGGGCTCCATGTTTTGTCTCTCAACGGAATGCTCATTAAACAGGCCAGGAACTATATTCTTAGATGTCATGCCTGCTTTAA GACGACCACCAACATGAACAAAGTTTTCTGTCCTCACTGTGGAAACCAAACTCTGAAGAAAGTCGCCGTGACGCTCAACGAGGACGGCAGCATTAAGATGCATTTCTCTAAAAATCCTAAAGTGCTGAACTCCAGGGGTCTtaag CACTCGTTGCCGTTACCCCATGGGGGAAAACACAGTAACAACCCCCACCTGGTGGAGGACCAGCGCTTCCCCCAGCAGAGACTCTCCCATAAAGCACGGCAGAAAACGGACGTGTTCAGCCCGGACTACGTGGCCGGAGCGTCGCCCTTCTGCGAGAACGACATCTACAGTCGAGCTGCCAACCTGCAGATCAGAGACGGTCGCTGCGGGGGCGGCAGAAGGCGAGCGAATCCCAACGCTGCCCGCAAAAAGTTTGTGAAGAAGTGA